Proteins from a single region of Candidatus Polarisedimenticolia bacterium:
- a CDS encoding thioredoxin family protein, giving the protein MTPKPATPQRSTLFPAALAVLALLPASPSVAQSITCRPNYDFAVEVEGSYPKEATFYQSDARGKFFIDVPACKAGLLMDLTAKKVQAVPRDRVKPTNGGVEVPDGAPDGAPAYAFSIDGPIIQFEAEDKKVRILPCLMRPPIVGPVEMEALVSDRPEYREGMKLYSPNAAAITRINKYGKKVQIDAFFATWCSHCKEHMPKFLRVMSEVKNPNLKLNLYGVPKGFSTAAGPWQGRNINSIPTIIVKIDGREITRMGAQPGATPELELADIFEAVK; this is encoded by the coding sequence ATGACTCCGAAACCCGCTACCCCGCAGCGAAGCACCCTTTTCCCGGCTGCCCTGGCGGTCCTGGCCCTTCTCCCGGCCTCGCCGTCCGTGGCCCAGTCGATCACCTGCCGGCCGAACTACGACTTCGCGGTCGAGGTGGAGGGGAGCTATCCGAAAGAGGCCACGTTCTACCAGTCGGACGCGCGCGGAAAGTTCTTCATCGACGTCCCGGCCTGCAAGGCGGGCCTGCTCATGGACCTCACCGCCAAGAAGGTCCAGGCGGTCCCGCGGGACCGGGTGAAGCCCACGAACGGCGGCGTGGAAGTCCCGGATGGCGCCCCGGACGGCGCCCCGGCCTATGCCTTCTCGATCGACGGCCCGATCATCCAGTTCGAGGCCGAAGACAAGAAGGTCCGCATCCTTCCTTGCCTGATGCGCCCGCCGATCGTCGGTCCCGTCGAGATGGAGGCGCTGGTCTCCGATCGGCCCGAATACCGGGAGGGAATGAAGCTCTATTCGCCCAACGCCGCTGCCATCACGCGGATCAACAAGTACGGCAAGAAGGTGCAGATCGACGCCTTCTTCGCCACCTGGTGCTCGCACTGCAAGGAGCACATGCCGAAGTTCCTGCGCGTCATGTCGGAGGTGAAGAACCCCAACCTCAAGCTGAACCTCTATGGCGTGCCGAAGGGATTCTCCACGGCGGCCGGGCCGTGGCAGGGGCGAAACATCAACAGCATCCCGACCATCATCGTCAAGATCGACGGACGGGAGATCACCCGGATGGGAGCGCAGCCGGGCGCGACCCCCGAGCTGGAGCTGGCCGACATCTTCGAGGCGGTCAAGTAG
- a CDS encoding tetratricopeptide repeat protein yields the protein MMRVRLRNPKVAVTLPAALLYVSLARAQGFGGTVLDHLVRGDSLLAQGRGSEAIAQFQEARTLCPTDPEIVAALQGEARGRLLQNEWLPAVGLLEEAATRFPEDPRTSNLLYQAGFAAQRAGEIDRSIDLYRKALEKNPTPDILPPLKFQLAQAMRMRARPGDAIEVLKTFEKDYPESNLLPNVLYTLAIATHDKGTGDGDAALLRESAAIYGRLIERFPGRPAANEAHFEMGLVLSELGRKSEAADYFSKYVTLNPGSPVAATALERVADRELLRSPKQSAQSYALALVKAKSNPKPTDPAFGLSRWLPLKQTVADLLSRVWMVALLGVVILAAVLLTGRLVLRRFRRTSHPVGA from the coding sequence ATGATGCGCGTTCGCCTCCGCAACCCGAAAGTCGCGGTCACTCTCCCGGCAGCCCTTCTGTACGTCTCGCTGGCCCGGGCGCAGGGGTTCGGCGGCACGGTGCTGGACCATCTGGTGCGGGGCGACAGCCTGCTGGCGCAGGGAAGGGGGAGCGAGGCGATCGCCCAGTTCCAGGAGGCGCGCACGCTCTGTCCGACGGATCCGGAGATCGTCGCGGCGCTGCAGGGCGAGGCGCGGGGGAGGCTCCTCCAGAACGAATGGCTGCCGGCGGTGGGGCTGCTCGAGGAGGCGGCGACCCGTTTCCCCGAGGACCCGCGCACCTCGAACCTGCTGTACCAGGCGGGGTTCGCCGCGCAGCGCGCCGGCGAGATCGATCGGTCCATCGACCTGTACCGCAAGGCCCTCGAGAAGAACCCGACACCGGACATCCTGCCGCCCCTGAAGTTCCAGCTGGCGCAGGCGATGCGCATGCGGGCCCGTCCGGGAGACGCGATCGAGGTCCTGAAGACCTTCGAGAAGGACTATCCGGAGAGCAATCTGCTGCCGAACGTCCTGTACACCCTTGCCATCGCCACCCATGACAAGGGGACGGGGGACGGGGATGCCGCGCTGCTCCGGGAATCGGCGGCGATCTACGGCAGGCTGATCGAGCGCTTCCCCGGCAGGCCGGCGGCGAACGAGGCGCACTTCGAGATGGGCCTGGTCCTCTCCGAGCTGGGCCGGAAGTCCGAGGCGGCCGACTATTTTTCGAAGTACGTGACCCTGAACCCTGGATCGCCGGTGGCGGCGACGGCCCTCGAACGGGTCGCCGACCGGGAGCTCCTACGGTCACCGAAGCAGAGCGCGCAGTCCTACGCCCTGGCCCTGGTCAAGGCGAAGTCCAACCCGAAGCCGACCGATCCGGCCTTCGGTCTGAGCCGCTGGCTGCCGTTGAAGCAGACAGTCGCCGATCTCCTGTCGCGAGTCTGGATGGTGGCGCTCCTGGGAGTGGTGATCCTGGCGGCCGTCCTTCTGACGGGACGCCTGGTCCTGAGACGGTTCAGGAGGACCTCGCATCCCGTCGGGGCGTAG
- a CDS encoding HEXXH motif-containing putative peptide modification protein, producing MDENELPRSLSGSSGEEGGPIGIASRHWDEPLGRRGALSARLVRRTTSRLRRVSRALLARPRARPHPRAAPLLDALFSTLVALPPAARLPVLLGPDVRGFLAEAEIWLEVGRLAATIPGTGRRGPRERRLARLFDQIARTEHLTTLVPDGRLDAGFPGRSLAFARRRLETALDDLSAFVLGLRMAYPSPRVLEVSLRFREDAEQGRPAHRIDLGSLSAPAGPLGIASIAAGGSGEGPHVAAALRRGALAVRTAGGTVAVFPAAGSRLTVPDLATEGSGRAGAPRHGPRAPGARLIRRETIPGTSILLAPLVESRPRRLRVRRQVPGLARRLARALRIIQIAWPEAHREIILRTRMVVPIHEPGTVSWSLAARPGVSFIHVAGKSLVDLADDLLHENSHHRLHDMEEASRLLRPGADTREVQAFDSPWRGTRRPLRGILHGAYTFLFRAGLFRRILRASRDHPRLLAADLGRSGPRLARRELRREIGMVGRALCDLRRSSAEGLLTPAGVRLVRQMTRVYRNVRRESR from the coding sequence TTGGACGAGAATGAGCTCCCGAGGAGCCTGTCCGGGTCTTCGGGCGAGGAGGGGGGTCCGATCGGCATCGCCAGCCGGCATTGGGATGAGCCCCTGGGCAGGAGAGGCGCCCTGTCGGCCCGCCTCGTCCGCCGGACCACATCGCGTCTTCGGCGGGTGAGCCGGGCCCTGCTGGCGCGGCCGCGCGCGAGGCCCCACCCACGCGCTGCGCCGCTGCTCGACGCCCTCTTCTCGACACTGGTCGCGCTCCCCCCGGCGGCCCGGCTGCCTGTCCTGCTCGGTCCGGACGTCCGTGGATTCCTGGCCGAGGCGGAGATCTGGCTGGAGGTCGGCCGCCTGGCCGCGACGATCCCGGGAACCGGGCGGCGCGGTCCTCGCGAGCGGCGCCTGGCGCGCCTGTTCGATCAAATCGCACGCACCGAACACCTCACGACCCTCGTGCCGGACGGCCGCCTCGATGCGGGGTTTCCCGGCCGTTCGCTCGCCTTCGCGCGGCGGCGCCTCGAGACGGCGCTCGACGATCTGTCGGCCTTCGTCCTGGGCCTGCGCATGGCGTACCCGTCTCCCCGGGTCCTCGAGGTGTCGCTTCGATTCCGCGAGGACGCCGAGCAGGGGCGTCCGGCGCACCGGATCGACCTCGGATCGCTGTCGGCCCCCGCCGGCCCGCTCGGCATCGCCTCCATCGCGGCGGGTGGCTCAGGAGAGGGGCCGCACGTGGCGGCGGCGCTTCGCAGGGGGGCCCTGGCGGTGCGGACCGCGGGAGGTACCGTCGCGGTGTTCCCGGCGGCCGGCTCCAGGCTCACGGTACCCGACCTCGCCACGGAAGGGAGCGGGCGCGCAGGAGCGCCCCGCCACGGCCCGCGCGCTCCCGGAGCGCGCCTGATCCGCCGCGAGACGATTCCGGGCACGTCCATCCTTCTCGCCCCCCTGGTCGAGTCCCGGCCGCGGCGCCTCCGGGTGAGGCGGCAGGTGCCGGGCCTCGCCCGCCGCCTGGCGCGCGCCCTCCGCATCATCCAGATCGCCTGGCCGGAGGCGCACCGCGAGATCATCCTGCGCACCCGGATGGTCGTGCCGATCCACGAGCCGGGCACGGTGAGCTGGTCGCTCGCCGCCCGGCCCGGGGTATCGTTCATCCACGTGGCCGGCAAGTCGCTCGTCGATCTGGCCGACGATCTGCTGCACGAGAACAGCCACCACCGGCTGCACGACATGGAGGAGGCCTCCCGCCTCCTGCGGCCGGGGGCGGACACCCGGGAGGTGCAGGCGTTCGATTCCCCCTGGCGCGGCACGCGCCGTCCCCTGCGCGGGATCCTGCACGGCGCCTACACGTTTCTGTTCCGAGCCGGCCTGTTCCGCCGTATCCTGCGCGCCTCCCGCGACCATCCCCGCCTCCTGGCGGCCGATCTGGGCCGCTCCGGCCCCCGCCTCGCTCGCCGCGAGCTGCGCCGTGAAATCGGCATGGTCGGCCGGGCTCTCTGCGATCTGCGGCGCTCCTCCGCGGAGGGGCTCCTGACGCCGGCGGGGGTGCGCCTGGTCCGGCAGATGACTCGGGTGTATCGGAACGTGCGGCGCGAGTCGAGGTGA
- a CDS encoding DUF190 domain-containing protein, with protein sequence MMLPEEGHLLRIFVGESDRHGGVPLYEWIVRQARERGLAGATVLRGVEGFGAHSRLHTAKILRLSEDLPIVIEIVDSKEKIEAFLPVIDASIPEGLATLEKVQIRLYRSGEPHKV encoded by the coding sequence ATGATGCTTCCCGAGGAAGGGCATCTTCTGAGGATTTTCGTGGGTGAGAGCGACCGGCACGGCGGCGTGCCGCTCTATGAGTGGATCGTCCGCCAGGCGCGCGAGCGCGGCCTGGCCGGGGCCACGGTTCTGCGGGGGGTGGAGGGCTTCGGCGCCCACAGCCGCCTGCACACGGCCAAGATCCTTCGGCTCTCCGAGGACTTGCCGATCGTCATCGAGATCGTCGACTCGAAGGAGAAGATCGAGGCGTTCCTGCCGGTGATCGACGCATCCATTCCGGAAGGCCTGGCGACGCTGGAAAAAGTGCAGATCCGGCTGTACCGTAGCGGGGAGCCCCACAAAGTCTGA
- a CDS encoding ATP-binding protein, with amino-acid sequence MGWLTAVTLAAALAINVAGLGAIAVAQRGVADEAQRLLRLETEARAGVLEGTLASMRADLAFLTGSPVFFGLESALLSRDPREARWRRLEAEGALLLFLRGHPEASHLAARSADGVVLVAAGRRGGIPVLWKPGDLPGVEPAGRSADAAAEPAGAPGRSIVGRFEFKTGVRKVSGAVSLEATLDAGHLLALNRAVDDGSRACILLDRDGALLGADPGGAAPELAAAGVDGRGMHAGADVRTEDWSSPAPWRLACSQLRGPAVALMLPLAARYRLTLILNLAVMSLALLLGAFAIKQARRQQALEARAREEARVRDLERQLFHTERLGTVGRLAAGMAHEINNPLEGMSNYLSLARGDLARGDAASALRRLDGAQEGLRRAGDIVRQVLQHADPASAPRTVIDVNAVLRQAVEFVRSRPEFAAIRFEEELSPSPLGVQASPALLGQVFLNLLLNACEAQPRGGEVRVVTGREAERVVAEIADRGPGVPAEHSARIFEPFYSTKESTGLGLAICYSIVTQHGGDLAVSNRPGGGAVFRMRIPLARTGLAGGGLSSRSGSSHA; translated from the coding sequence GTGGGATGGCTGACCGCGGTGACCCTGGCCGCCGCGCTGGCGATCAATGTCGCGGGGCTGGGGGCAATCGCCGTGGCCCAGAGGGGCGTTGCCGACGAGGCGCAGCGGCTGCTGCGCCTGGAGACGGAGGCCCGGGCCGGAGTGCTGGAAGGCACCCTCGCGTCGATGCGCGCCGATCTGGCGTTTCTGACCGGATCGCCGGTCTTCTTCGGCCTGGAGTCCGCTCTCCTGTCGCGCGACCCGCGGGAGGCGCGCTGGCGGCGTCTGGAGGCCGAGGGGGCGCTGCTTCTGTTCCTGCGGGGGCATCCGGAGGCGTCCCACCTGGCCGCCCGATCCGCGGACGGGGTCGTCCTGGTCGCCGCCGGCCGGCGCGGAGGGATCCCGGTCCTCTGGAAACCGGGTGACCTGCCGGGGGTCGAGCCGGCGGGGCGGTCCGCGGATGCTGCTGCCGAACCGGCCGGAGCGCCAGGGCGCTCGATCGTCGGCCGGTTCGAGTTCAAGACAGGGGTCAGGAAGGTGTCCGGGGCGGTGAGTCTGGAGGCGACGCTCGACGCAGGCCATCTCCTGGCGCTCAACCGGGCCGTGGACGATGGATCACGGGCCTGCATCCTCCTGGATCGGGACGGGGCCCTGCTGGGAGCGGATCCCGGGGGGGCGGCCCCGGAGCTGGCGGCTGCCGGCGTCGATGGACGCGGGATGCACGCCGGCGCGGATGTGAGGACGGAAGACTGGTCCTCTCCGGCTCCGTGGCGCCTCGCCTGCTCGCAGCTCCGGGGCCCGGCGGTGGCCCTGATGCTGCCTCTCGCGGCGCGTTACCGGCTGACGCTGATCCTGAACCTGGCGGTGATGAGCCTGGCGCTCCTGCTCGGGGCCTTCGCCATCAAGCAGGCGCGCCGCCAGCAGGCACTCGAAGCCCGGGCGCGCGAAGAGGCGCGCGTGCGCGACCTGGAGCGGCAGCTGTTCCACACCGAGAGGCTGGGGACCGTCGGGAGGCTGGCCGCGGGCATGGCCCACGAAATCAACAATCCGCTGGAGGGCATGTCCAACTACCTGAGCCTGGCCCGGGGAGACCTGGCGCGAGGCGACGCGGCCTCGGCGCTGCGCCGCCTGGACGGGGCGCAGGAGGGGCTGAGGCGCGCCGGTGACATCGTGCGGCAGGTGTTGCAGCACGCCGATCCGGCGAGCGCCCCCCGCACCGTCATCGATGTGAACGCGGTCCTGCGCCAGGCCGTCGAGTTCGTGCGCTCGCGACCCGAGTTCGCCGCCATCCGTTTCGAGGAGGAATTGTCCCCCTCGCCGCTCGGCGTCCAGGCCAGCCCGGCGCTCCTCGGACAGGTCTTCCTGAATCTGCTCCTGAACGCCTGCGAGGCCCAGCCGCGCGGCGGCGAGGTGCGCGTCGTGACCGGTCGGGAAGCCGAACGGGTGGTCGCCGAGATCGCCGATCGCGGTCCCGGCGTGCCGGCGGAGCACAGCGCGCGCATTTTCGAGCCGTTCTACTCGACCAAGGAGTCGACGGGTCTCGGGCTCGCGATCTGCTACTCGATCGTCACGCAGCACGGCGGCGACCTCGCCGTATCCAATCGTCCCGGCGGCGGGGCGGTCTTCCGGATGCGAATCCCCCTGGCCCGGACGGGCCTGGCGGGTGGCGGGCTTTCCTCCCGGAGCGGCTCCAGCCATGCCTGA
- a CDS encoding DoxX family protein yields MAEATQAPATANGARIPPWRRAAGHVGRVTLGLIFLVAGTLKALDPAEFAHQIQGYGILGARLSAQAAPILIVLEIVLGVALIAGVRPRLAGLGAMALLAVFIAIETYGLSIGRTESCGCFGAYVQRTPGQVIAEDLLFAGMAVLALWGLAGWRGMPVRRGGAVLLGSLALAAAFVLASPSLPIDPYVTRLAVGRSVSDLSLLEKAPQLSEGRHLVALIDVTDPGAVETATVLNQIVSRPGAPPVLALTPGTEEEKAAFLWSAAPAFDTKNVDRAVLKPLYRRLPRFFLLEEGRVAAIFDGAPPAAEDLLSSEAS; encoded by the coding sequence ATGGCAGAAGCGACCCAGGCCCCGGCCACGGCGAACGGAGCCCGCATCCCACCCTGGCGCCGGGCCGCAGGCCACGTCGGGCGCGTGACGCTCGGTCTCATTTTCCTCGTCGCGGGGACGCTGAAGGCCCTGGATCCGGCCGAGTTCGCCCACCAGATCCAGGGCTACGGGATTCTCGGGGCGCGCCTGTCGGCGCAGGCGGCGCCGATCCTGATCGTCCTTGAAATCGTCCTCGGCGTCGCGCTCATTGCAGGCGTGCGGCCGCGCCTCGCCGGCCTGGGCGCGATGGCGCTCCTCGCCGTCTTCATCGCCATCGAGACGTATGGCCTTTCGATCGGCAGGACGGAGTCGTGCGGCTGTTTCGGGGCCTACGTGCAGCGCACCCCGGGGCAGGTGATCGCCGAGGACCTGCTGTTCGCCGGGATGGCGGTCCTGGCCCTCTGGGGGCTTGCGGGTTGGCGCGGGATGCCGGTGCGGCGGGGAGGGGCGGTCCTTCTCGGGAGCCTCGCCCTGGCGGCCGCCTTCGTCCTGGCGTCCCCCTCCCTGCCGATCGACCCGTACGTCACCCGTCTGGCGGTCGGCCGGAGCGTGAGCGACCTGTCCCTCCTCGAGAAGGCGCCCCAGCTGTCGGAGGGGCGCCACCTCGTCGCCCTCATCGACGTCACCGACCCGGGGGCCGTCGAGACCGCCACCGTCCTGAACCAGATCGTCTCCCGGCCGGGCGCCCCCCCCGTCCTGGCTCTCACACCCGGCACCGAGGAGGAGAAGGCCGCCTTCCTCTGGTCGGCCGCACCGGCCTTCGATACGAAAAACGTGGACCGGGCGGTCCTGAAGCCCCTGTACCGCCGTCTGCCCCGTTTCTTCCTGCTCGAGGAGGGCCGGGTGGCGGCCATTTTCGACGGCGCTCCCCCGGCGGCCGAAGACCTGCTATCATCAGAGGCCTCATGA
- a CDS encoding tetratricopeptide repeat protein, with amino-acid sequence MLTLDGTRREGGAKPRGSTTLMRALLVFLLANAAYLAAFDSATILYHVQVVAHVAFGLLLVLTLIGRGPAAVRRSWARSENTWSRAAFVAVAVSSVVAIATSLVLAVTGTATPYRPILAGHVVAALLAFVAGIAWQAARGNARGARRVALVLLLALALPAGTRGSRRLFPQSAATIVNPTTPPLTPFEEGGGRNGPFFPSSVTTVGNRLIPHDFFLESKSCGNTGCHPDITAQWESSMHHFSSFNNQWYRKSIEYMQEVVGTGPSKWCGGCHDQAVLLTGRMDRPIVEQIDTPQAQAGIGCLVCHSIVAVKDTMGQGGYVLEYPEMHRLVASGNPLMHRLHDYMTRLDPGPHKATMLKPFHRESRAEFCSSCHKVHLDVPVNHYRWFRGFNEYDAWQGSGVSHQGARAFYYPEKAKDCGDCHMPLVRSADQGNRGGFVHSHRFPGANTAVPFANRDEVQLKTTRDFLTAGILTVDVFAASEAAPAARGPAGDHGASGRPEAPMGGAAPSGEEAQPTALTMFPDLPDSGDGSSRAAPARGRPSRGEAAEPPLVAPLDRADPFLRAGRTYRVDVVARTRNIGHFFPGGTVDAFDVWLELKAEDADGRVIYWSGFVEDGGTGPVEAGAHRYRSLQIDAHGNEINKRNAWATRALVYARLIPPGSADVGRFRVAIPRGARGAVTFTARMNYRKFHWYNTHFSFAGASDTGAAPGALSPDFDDRAVSFTGDTSRVSGRIKAVPDLPIVVVAEDKVVLPLLTDTGPEPGKRPAGVPAPLPVDRERWNDYGIGMLLQGDLKGAKRAFERVMAIDPQYADGFVNAGRVLVQEGDHEAAVPLLEKALAGKPDLASAHYFLALALKARGRYDEALGHLRAAAARFPRDRVVRNQIGRILFLQRRHEEAIAEFESALRVDPEDLTAHYNLMLCYRALGRVEEERREEVLYTRFKADESAQAITGAYRRLNAEQNLERQPIHEHANRYTPAKLPRADRAAGSGPAGTGRTGAR; translated from the coding sequence ATGCTGACGCTCGACGGGACGCGACGCGAAGGGGGCGCGAAGCCGCGCGGCAGCACGACGCTCATGCGCGCGCTCCTGGTGTTCCTGCTGGCCAACGCCGCGTACCTGGCCGCCTTCGACTCGGCGACCATCCTGTATCACGTGCAGGTCGTGGCGCACGTCGCGTTCGGTCTCCTCCTCGTCCTGACGCTCATCGGGCGCGGCCCGGCCGCCGTGCGGCGCAGCTGGGCACGATCCGAGAACACCTGGAGCCGGGCGGCGTTCGTGGCGGTCGCCGTCTCGTCCGTCGTGGCCATCGCCACGAGCCTGGTCCTGGCGGTCACGGGGACCGCGACGCCTTACCGGCCGATCCTGGCGGGCCACGTGGTCGCGGCGCTCCTGGCCTTCGTGGCGGGGATCGCCTGGCAGGCGGCGCGCGGCAATGCGCGGGGAGCGCGGCGCGTGGCGCTGGTCCTCCTGCTCGCCCTGGCGCTGCCGGCCGGCACGCGGGGCTCGCGCCGGCTCTTCCCGCAGTCCGCCGCGACCATCGTCAACCCCACTACGCCGCCTTTGACGCCGTTCGAGGAGGGGGGAGGCCGGAACGGACCGTTCTTCCCCTCCTCGGTGACCACGGTCGGGAACCGCCTGATCCCGCACGATTTCTTCCTGGAGTCGAAATCCTGCGGCAACACGGGGTGCCATCCGGACATCACCGCGCAGTGGGAGTCCTCGATGCACCATTTCTCGTCCTTCAACAACCAGTGGTACCGCAAATCGATTGAATACATGCAGGAAGTCGTGGGGACTGGGCCCTCCAAGTGGTGCGGCGGCTGCCATGACCAGGCGGTGCTTTTGACCGGGCGGATGGATCGGCCGATCGTGGAGCAGATCGACACGCCGCAGGCGCAGGCGGGAATCGGCTGCCTGGTCTGCCACTCGATCGTCGCGGTGAAGGACACCATGGGCCAGGGGGGCTACGTCCTGGAGTATCCCGAGATGCACCGGCTGGTGGCGAGCGGGAATCCTCTCATGCACCGGCTGCACGACTACATGACGCGCCTCGACCCCGGCCCGCACAAGGCGACGATGCTGAAGCCGTTCCACCGCGAGAGCCGCGCCGAGTTCTGCTCCTCCTGCCACAAGGTGCACCTGGACGTCCCGGTGAACCACTACCGCTGGTTCCGCGGGTTCAACGAATACGACGCCTGGCAGGGGAGCGGCGTGTCGCACCAGGGGGCGCGCGCCTTCTACTACCCGGAGAAGGCCAAGGACTGCGGCGACTGCCACATGCCGCTCGTCCGGTCCGCCGATCAGGGGAACCGCGGCGGGTTCGTGCACTCGCACCGCTTCCCCGGGGCGAACACCGCCGTGCCGTTCGCCAACCGCGACGAGGTCCAGCTCAAGACGACGCGCGATTTCCTGACCGCCGGAATCCTGACCGTCGACGTCTTCGCCGCGAGCGAGGCGGCGCCGGCCGCGCGCGGCCCCGCGGGAGACCATGGGGCCTCGGGCCGACCGGAGGCGCCGATGGGAGGCGCCGCCCCCTCCGGTGAGGAGGCCCAGCCCACGGCCCTGACGATGTTCCCCGATCTGCCGGACTCCGGGGACGGATCGTCGCGGGCCGCCCCGGCCCGCGGCCGCCCGTCGCGGGGCGAAGCCGCCGAGCCGCCGCTGGTCGCCCCCCTGGATCGCGCCGACCCCTTCCTGCGGGCCGGGCGGACGTACCGGGTGGACGTGGTGGCGCGCACCCGCAACATCGGGCATTTCTTCCCGGGCGGGACGGTGGACGCGTTCGACGTCTGGCTCGAGCTGAAGGCCGAGGACGCGGACGGCCGCGTCATCTACTGGAGCGGCTTCGTCGAGGACGGCGGCACGGGCCCGGTCGAGGCCGGGGCCCACCGCTACCGGTCGCTGCAGATCGACGCCCACGGGAACGAGATCAACAAGCGCAACGCCTGGGCCACCCGCGCCCTGGTCTATGCGCGCCTGATCCCCCCGGGCTCCGCCGACGTCGGGCGCTTCCGGGTCGCCATCCCGCGCGGGGCGCGGGGCGCGGTCACCTTCACGGCGCGCATGAACTACAGGAAGTTTCACTGGTACAACACCCATTTCTCGTTCGCCGGAGCGAGCGACACGGGGGCGGCGCCGGGCGCCCTGTCCCCCGACTTCGACGATCGCGCGGTCTCGTTCACCGGCGACACGTCGCGGGTCTCGGGGCGGATCAAGGCGGTGCCGGACCTGCCGATCGTGGTGGTGGCCGAGGACAAGGTCGTCCTGCCCCTCCTCACGGACACCGGGCCGGAGCCGGGCAAAAGGCCGGCCGGGGTCCCGGCCCCCCTGCCCGTCGATCGCGAGCGCTGGAACGACTACGGGATCGGCATGCTCCTGCAGGGAGATCTCAAGGGGGCGAAGCGGGCGTTCGAGCGTGTGATGGCGATCGATCCGCAGTATGCCGACGGGTTCGTCAACGCGGGGCGCGTGCTGGTGCAGGAGGGGGACCACGAAGCGGCGGTGCCGCTCCTGGAGAAGGCGCTGGCCGGGAAGCCCGATCTCGCCAGCGCGCATTATTTCCTCGCCCTGGCGCTCAAGGCCCGCGGCCGGTACGATGAGGCTCTCGGTCACCTGCGCGCCGCCGCCGCCCGCTTCCCGCGCGATCGGGTGGTGCGCAATCAGATCGGCCGCATCCTCTTCCTGCAGCGGCGCCACGAGGAGGCGATCGCCGAGTTCGAGAGCGCGCTGCGCGTCGATCCGGAGGACCTGACGGCCCATTACAATCTGATGCTGTGCTACCGGGCCCTGGGCCGGGTCGAAGAGGAGAGGCGCGAGGAGGTCCTCTACACGCGCTTCAAGGCGGACGAGTCGGCGCAGGCGATCACCGGCGCGTACCGCCGGCTGAACGCGGAGCAGAACCTGGAGCGACAGCCGATCCACGAGCACGCGAACCGCTACACTCCGGCGAAGCTGCCGCGCGCCGATCGTGCCGCGGGCTCCGGTCCGGCCGGGACCGGCAGGACGGGGGCTCGATGA
- a CDS encoding sigma-54 dependent transcriptional regulator codes for MPERKPARGRVLVVEDEAYVRTSIGEVLGERGYDVDLAASVADALASLGRTPVDVVLTDLKMPGADGLDLVKRMQNAYPLVPVVVLTGQGTIASAIECVRAGAADYILKPADPDALEVALDRALATRALQREVDYLRRFDLPGEEPPVGRSRAWNQVMETARTVAASDATVFLLGESGTGKELVARLIHRLSRRAKGPYVRVNCAAIPMEMWESEFFGHRRGSFTGATADREGRFLLAHRGTLFMDEIGDMPLQAQAKILRVLQDGEFDRVGDERPTRVDVRVIAATNSDIDAAVADRRFRQDLFYRLNVVRIALPPLRDRGEDIPLLAELFARAISARLGQPPPRIAPEVHADLLAYTWPGNVRELRNVIERALILNPGPDLVSLDLPPVGGLASSAFAGRPSDADAPAGGDDLNIRAVVARHERDSIVEALRRARGVRKEAARLLGIDQRNLAYYLRKHGIDPDATEG; via the coding sequence ATGCCTGAGCGAAAGCCGGCCCGCGGCCGGGTGCTCGTCGTGGAGGACGAGGCGTACGTGCGGACTTCGATCGGCGAGGTCCTCGGCGAGCGCGGCTACGACGTCGACCTGGCGGCGAGCGTCGCCGACGCCCTCGCCTCCCTGGGCCGGACCCCCGTGGACGTCGTCCTCACGGATCTCAAGATGCCCGGGGCGGACGGGCTCGACCTCGTGAAGCGCATGCAGAACGCCTATCCCCTGGTCCCGGTGGTCGTGCTCACCGGACAGGGGACGATCGCCTCGGCGATCGAGTGCGTCAGGGCCGGGGCGGCCGACTACATCCTCAAGCCGGCGGATCCGGACGCCCTGGAGGTCGCCCTGGACCGGGCCCTCGCGACACGGGCGCTGCAGCGCGAGGTGGACTACCTGCGCCGCTTCGATCTTCCGGGCGAGGAGCCGCCGGTCGGCCGGTCCAGGGCCTGGAACCAGGTGATGGAGACGGCGCGCACGGTGGCGGCCAGCGATGCCACGGTGTTCCTGCTCGGCGAGTCGGGCACCGGCAAGGAGCTGGTCGCGCGCCTGATCCACCGCCTGAGCCGCAGGGCGAAGGGGCCGTACGTGCGCGTCAACTGCGCCGCCATCCCGATGGAGATGTGGGAGAGCGAGTTCTTCGGGCACCGCAGGGGCTCGTTCACCGGCGCCACCGCCGACCGCGAGGGGCGCTTCCTCCTGGCGCACCGGGGGACGCTGTTCATGGACGAGATCGGCGACATGCCGCTCCAGGCGCAGGCGAAGATCCTGCGTGTTCTCCAGGACGGGGAGTTCGACCGGGTCGGCGACGAGCGCCCGACGCGCGTCGACGTCCGGGTCATCGCCGCCACCAACAGCGACATCGACGCGGCCGTGGCCGATCGGCGCTTCCGGCAGGACCTCTTCTACCGGCTCAACGTGGTGCGCATCGCCCTGCCACCCCTGCGTGACCGGGGAGAGGACATCCCCCTGCTCGCCGAGCTCTTCGCGCGCGCGATCTCCGCCCGGCTGGGCCAGCCACCCCCACGGATCGCCCCGGAGGTCCATGCCGACCTCCTGGCCTACACCTGGCCGGGAAACGTGCGCGAGCTGCGCAATGTGATCGAGAGGGCGCTGATTCTGAACCCGGGGCCCGATCTCGTGTCGCTCGACCTGCCGCCGGTCGGGGGGCTCGCCTCGTCCGCCTTCGCGGGCCGGCCGTCCGACGCGGACGCGCCGGCGGGGGGCGACGACCTGAACATCCGCGCCGTGGTGGCCCGGCATGAAAGGGACTCCATCGTCGAGGCCCTGCGGCGCGCCCGGGGAGTGCGCAAAGAAGCGGCGCGCCTGCTCGGCATCGATCAGCGCAACCTGGCGTACTACCTGCGCAAGCACGGAATCGACCCCGACGCGACGGAGGGGTAG